The following proteins are encoded in a genomic region of Actinomycetota bacterium:
- a CDS encoding sugar phosphate isomerase/epimerase produces the protein MAKKTSIGGWAYIWGGYSEAPIPLEDVLKRISELGFDGFELGAFPPHLPENTKEERARIKNLLKKYNLGVSGVAAPFPSPATSTEEEYLKAVKGNLELCVDMQIPKLRVDTVSPPTEIPAGMDYETCFKKVASVWNKAADICAKDGVKLVWEFEPGFLFNKPSEVVRMVYKVDHPNFSIMFDSCHAYMSSVIGARQMGEKELLPKGVVQFAHMLTGKIGHVHLIDSDGTLHDGDTSTHAPLGTGKLDFDEIIPAILDAGYKDEWWTIDLCFWPKALDVTADCKVFLDKLINKYGK, from the coding sequence ATGGCTAAAAAAACATCAATAGGCGGCTGGGCATATATATGGGGCGGTTATTCCGAAGCTCCTATCCCTCTTGAGGATGTATTGAAAAGGATTTCCGAGCTTGGGTTTGATGGCTTTGAGCTGGGCGCATTTCCGCCGCACCTTCCTGAAAACACAAAGGAAGAAAGAGCCAGGATAAAAAATCTTTTAAAGAAATACAATCTTGGTGTTTCCGGCGTTGCCGCTCCATTCCCTTCACCGGCAACTTCAACTGAAGAGGAATATTTAAAAGCAGTAAAAGGCAATCTTGAACTATGTGTTGATATGCAGATACCCAAGCTAAGAGTCGATACTGTCAGTCCTCCTACAGAAATTCCCGCAGGGATGGATTACGAAACTTGTTTTAAAAAAGTTGCATCAGTATGGAACAAAGCTGCAGATATCTGCGCAAAAGACGGAGTAAAGCTTGTGTGGGAATTTGAGCCGGGCTTTTTGTTCAATAAGCCAAGTGAAGTTGTAAGAATGGTTTATAAAGTAGACCATCCAAATTTTTCCATTATGTTTGACTCATGTCATGCATATATGTCAAGTGTCATTGGAGCAAGACAGATGGGAGAAAAAGAGCTTTTGCCAAAAGGTGTTGTTCAGTTTGCCCATATGCTTACGGGAAAAATCGGCCATGTCCATCTCATAGATTCAGACGGAACGCTGCATGACGGAGATACAAGCACTCATGCTCCCCTGGGGACCGGAAAGCTTGATTTTGATGAAATAATCCCTGCAATACTTGATGCCGGATATAAAGATGAATGGTGGACAATCGATCTCTGCTTCTGGCCAAAGGCATTGGATGTTACAGCTGACTGCAAAGTATTTCTTGATAAACTGATTAATAAATATGGTAAATAA